From one Chryseobacterium sp. 3008163 genomic stretch:
- a CDS encoding lantibiotic dehydratase has product MDFLINLYENLKTDEIIKKNIQYRINSSSYRIGQSIRYIEYTFINSKKKFKVSSIETDEILDEILSYSETFKDYNNIVNYVTNKYSYEKGDVEEYIDDLIESQIIVSNLEPITLNIDYFEYLHSKIILFKNKYCNIFHELKSFLDLFNDSNTDFSKVYNDLLNFTESIGIKSKNVLNISTIANYKSNFLDKSLRKEIQNAFNILNMICVRRGNKNISKFIKKFKEKYDTEILPLSIVLDEELGIGYIQNSLYGFGDNNPLLKGFEYIVSKDIVEELEWHTIHDFF; this is encoded by the coding sequence ATGGATTTTCTTATTAATTTGTATGAAAATTTAAAAACCGATGAGATAATAAAGAAAAATATACAATATAGAATTAACTCATCTTCTTATAGAATTGGACAATCTATAAGATATATAGAATACACTTTTATAAACAGTAAAAAAAAGTTTAAAGTTTCATCAATCGAAACTGATGAAATATTGGATGAAATCCTTTCTTATTCTGAGACATTTAAAGATTATAATAATATTGTTAATTATGTAACTAATAAATACTCCTATGAAAAAGGAGACGTTGAGGAGTATATTGATGATCTAATCGAATCACAAATAATAGTTTCAAATTTAGAACCTATTACACTAAATATAGATTATTTTGAATATTTACATTCAAAAATTATTTTATTTAAAAATAAATACTGTAACATATTTCACGAATTAAAATCATTTTTAGATTTATTCAACGATTCTAATACAGACTTTTCGAAAGTATATAATGATCTACTAAATTTTACAGAATCAATAGGAATTAAAAGTAAAAATGTATTAAATATATCGACAATAGCAAATTATAAATCTAATTTTCTAGATAAGTCATTAAGAAAAGAAATACAAAATGCTTTTAATATACTTAACATGATATGTGTTAGAAGAGGTAACAAAAATATTTCTAAATTTATAAAAAAGTTCAAAGAAAAATATGACACCGAAATATTACCTTTATCTATAGTTTTGGATGAAGAATTAGGTATAGGATATATTCAAAATTCATTGTATGGTTTTGGAGACAACAATCCTCTTCTTAAAGGATTTGAGTACATTG
- a CDS encoding lantibiotic dehydratase → MHSSISLYNDFYIKRKNDPGILNSVLKYFIRSFSRPTPFGFFSKIAIGEFKDYTEIILDNSSKKRSAMIWIFLLICMKI, encoded by the coding sequence ATGCATTCTTCAATAAGTCTATATAATGATTTTTATATTAAAAGAAAAAATGATCCAGGTATTTTAAACTCAGTTTTGAAATATTTTATAAGATCCTTTTCAAGACCAACTCCTTTTGGTTTTTTTTCAAAAATTGCAATCGGAGAATTTAAAGATTATACTGAAATTATTTTAGATAATTCTTCAAAAAAAAGATCAGCTATGATATGGATTTTCTTATTAATTTGTATGAAAATTTAA
- a CDS encoding lanthionine synthetase LanC family protein yields MIQEKIHLIKKSIDNKIRNENKIGLLDGKSGAILFYLHYYKIFNDTDSYNKASDLIEEIYNGLDFKNFNSNFCSGISGFFWLLEFIEGKKIMDDSFDDLLYDIDDLIIDRLDIFCNHNNHDFLYGSLGVGYYLNSRLNTTGFSKEKYLNAIENHVNNLLESSINNDQTIKWISNTFKNEPKIDIYLSLPHGFLGIYSILSKYGENKLLLQKLSLKITLKKAYNYLLQDFQNLNIKRNSIYPLFESIPNSSTRLAWCNGDLSVVITLLNMHNLLHEDNDILNTIVKISETTSKRKDINDTQINDIYLCHGSLGLVNIYESLYNKTKNDSFKEAKDYWLSYSIKKIEENPSVLNDCDISLLTGLTGVGLTLLSEMDTSLRDWKNCILIN; encoded by the coding sequence ATGATACAAGAAAAAATACATTTAATAAAAAAATCTATTGATAATAAAATTAGAAATGAAAATAAAATAGGATTATTAGATGGTAAATCAGGTGCTATCCTATTTTACTTACACTATTATAAAATTTTTAATGATACAGATAGCTATAATAAAGCATCTGATTTAATAGAAGAGATCTATAACGGACTAGATTTTAAAAATTTTAACAGCAATTTTTGTTCGGGAATAAGTGGTTTTTTTTGGTTGTTAGAATTTATCGAGGGAAAAAAAATCATGGATGATAGTTTCGATGATTTACTTTATGATATTGATGATTTAATTATAGATCGCCTAGATATTTTTTGTAACCACAATAATCATGATTTTTTGTATGGATCATTAGGTGTTGGTTATTATTTGAATTCAAGGTTGAATACAACAGGTTTTTCAAAAGAAAAATATCTTAATGCCATTGAAAATCATGTAAATAATCTTTTAGAGTCCTCTATAAATAATGATCAAACGATTAAATGGATCTCCAATACATTCAAAAATGAGCCAAAAATAGACATTTACCTAAGTCTTCCGCATGGATTTTTAGGTATATATAGCATTTTATCTAAATATGGAGAAAACAAACTTTTATTACAAAAATTAAGCTTAAAAATTACTCTTAAAAAAGCATACAATTATCTACTACAGGATTTCCAAAATTTAAATATAAAAAGAAATTCTATTTACCCTTTATTTGAAAGTATTCCAAATTCATCTACAAGATTAGCATGGTGTAATGGAGACTTGAGTGTTGTCATAACCTTGTTGAATATGCATAATTTACTCCATGAAGATAATGATATACTCAATACTATTGTAAAAATCTCTGAAACCACTTCTAAAAGAAAGGATATAAATGATACACAAATTAATGACATTTATTTATGTCACGGTTCACTAGGACTTGTTAACATTTATGAATCTTTATATAATAAAACAAAAAATGACAGCTTTAAAGAAGCTAAAGATTACTGGTTAAGCTATAGTATAAAAAAAATAGAAGAAAATCCATCTGTACTAAATGATTGTGACATTTCCCTTCTAACAGGGTTGACGGGTGTAGGTTTAACCCTACTTTCTGAGATGGACACCTCTTTAAGAGATTGGAAAAATTGTATATTAATAAATTAA
- a CDS encoding class I lanthipeptide, with product MNTEKKQKLSLKKKSINDLNRDELSKIKGGTAKCSLEWSLSCSNSICDAFSVGPRC from the coding sequence ATGAACACAGAGAAAAAACAAAAGTTATCTCTTAAGAAAAAATCAATTAATGATTTAAACAGAGACGAGTTAAGTAAAATCAAAGGAGGAACTGCTAAATGTTCTTTAGAGTGGTCTTTATCATGCAGTAATAGTATCTGTGATGCTTTTTCTGTAGGCCCTAGATGTTAA
- the atpB gene encoding F0F1 ATP synthase subunit A, whose translation MTRKFSSLFFAFLFVFISSFAAAQHESEGEKSAEKVEHAEEGKPFNATKMIMEHIGDSNEWHLWTTKDENGEEHHTSIPLPIIIKDNAGWHTFLSKDIAHGHEHDGYTLEHGQVVSTTGVEKARLFAIIGGQQKSSDVFFDMSITKNAASMFLSVIFMMVIFIGMARNYKKSQLPKGAGKLLEPVIVFIRDEVAIPNIGSVKYKRYMPYLLTAFFFIWFNNLFGLIPFFPGGSNLTGNIAITSVLAIITLLITLFSANKDYWKHIFMPPVPILLYPIMVPIEIIGIFTKPFALMMRLFANITAGHIMILAIISLIFIFKSPFLGFASVPLALFVSVLELLVAALQAYIFTVLSALFIGIAVAEHDHDHAHNDNDSVGHDTMVA comes from the coding sequence ATGACTAGAAAATTTTCTTCATTATTTTTCGCATTTTTATTTGTGTTTATAAGTAGTTTTGCTGCTGCACAACATGAGTCTGAGGGAGAAAAATCAGCTGAAAAGGTAGAGCATGCGGAGGAAGGTAAGCCTTTCAATGCTACCAAAATGATCATGGAGCACATTGGTGATTCAAACGAATGGCATTTGTGGACTACTAAAGATGAGAATGGCGAAGAACATCATACTTCTATTCCATTGCCTATTATTATTAAAGATAATGCAGGATGGCATACTTTCTTATCTAAGGATATTGCTCATGGACATGAACATGATGGGTATACTTTAGAGCACGGACAAGTAGTTTCAACTACAGGTGTAGAAAAAGCTAGGTTATTTGCAATCATTGGAGGTCAACAAAAATCAAGTGACGTTTTCTTTGATATGTCTATCACAAAAAATGCAGCTTCAATGTTTTTATCAGTTATCTTCATGATGGTGATATTTATTGGGATGGCAAGAAACTATAAGAAATCTCAGCTTCCAAAAGGTGCAGGTAAATTATTAGAGCCAGTCATTGTATTCATCAGAGATGAAGTAGCGATCCCTAACATTGGTTCAGTAAAATATAAAAGATATATGCCTTATTTATTAACAGCATTTTTCTTTATCTGGTTCAATAACTTATTTGGTCTGATTCCTTTCTTTCCGGGAGGTTCTAACTTGACAGGGAATATTGCAATCACATCAGTTTTAGCTATCATTACTTTATTGATTACACTATTCAGTGCAAATAAAGATTATTGGAAACATATCTTTATGCCACCGGTTCCGATTTTATTGTATCCGATTATGGTTCCAATCGAAATCATCGGGATCTTTACAAAGCCTTTTGCTTTGATGATGCGACTTTTCGCAAACATTACAGCGGGTCACATTATGATCTTAGCAATCATCTCTTTGATATTTATCTTTAAATCACCATTCTTAGGATTTGCATCTGTACCATTAGCATTATTCGTTTCAGTATTGGAACTTTTAGTTGCAGCATTACAGGCATATATCTTCACCGTATTATCAGCTTTGTTTATCGGTATCGCAGTTGCAGAACATGATCACGATCATGCTCACAATGATAATGACAGTGTAGGTCACGACACAATGGTAGCTTAA
- a CDS encoding ATP synthase F0 subunit C, whose product MDITTGAGLIYVGIGLAVLGVGLGIGKIGGHAMDAIARQPEQAGKIQGAMLIAAGLIEGAGLIAIIFGAFIK is encoded by the coding sequence ATGGACATCACAACTGGAGCAGGATTAATTTACGTAGGTATCGGTTTAGCAGTATTAGGAGTAGGTCTTGGTATTGGTAAAATCGGTGGGCACGCTATGGATGCTATCGCTAGACAACCAGAACAAGCTGGTAAGATTCAAGGAGCAATGCTTATTGCTGCAGGTCTTATTGAAGGTGCTGGTCTTATCGCGATTATCTTTGGTGCTTTCATCAAGTAA
- a CDS encoding F0F1 ATP synthase subunit B, which produces MGIIEPGIGLLFWMTLTFAILLFILAKFAWKPIVNAVNDREASIVDALNQAKLAKKEMEDLKSDNERIIREAKIERDSILKEAREIKDRIVGEAKDVAKAEGDKIIESAKQTIQSEKNAAMSEIRTQIGVLSVNIAESILQKNLEKSEAQDELVQNYLNKSNLN; this is translated from the coding sequence ATGGGAATTATAGAACCTGGAATTGGACTTTTGTTTTGGATGACGCTTACATTCGCTATCCTATTATTTATCCTTGCTAAATTTGCCTGGAAACCAATTGTAAATGCAGTAAATGACAGAGAAGCTTCTATCGTTGATGCTTTGAATCAGGCTAAATTGGCTAAAAAAGAAATGGAAGATCTTAAATCTGATAACGAAAGAATTATTCGTGAAGCTAAAATTGAAAGAGATTCTATCCTTAAAGAAGCTAGAGAAATTAAAGACAGAATTGTAGGTGAAGCTAAAGATGTTGCTAAAGCTGAAGGTGACAAAATCATCGAATCTGCTAAGCAAACAATCCAGAGCGAAAAAAATGCTGCAATGTCAGAAATCAGAACTCAGATTGGTGTTTTGTCTGTAAATATTGCAGAATCTATCTTGCAGAAAAATTTAGAGAAAAGCGAAGCTCAGGACGAGTTGGTTCAAAATTATTTAAACAAATCTAATCTTAACTAA